A genome region from Eremothecium gossypii ATCC 10895 chromosome VII, complete sequence includes the following:
- a CDS encoding AGR224Cp (NOHBY744; No homolog in Saccharomyces cerevisiae; Syntenic homolog of Kluyveromyces lactis KLLA0F00682g), whose translation MAHSVIVSNIPVEVSNLTVMKFIQLNELTVEHIQPFPDEYHHINEAAQTKTLQVFTDDAGKHQIGEMFKDDHVTDKLVSLEKLTMQSAGASLQGGARGHGRRISVTIL comes from the coding sequence ATGGCGCACAGTGTGATAGTTTCGAATATTCCAGTCGAGGTGTCGAACCTCACAGTGATGAAGTTCATCCAATTGAACGAACTGACGGTCGAGCACATCCAGCCCTTCCCGGACGAGTACCACCACATCAACGAGGCGGCGCAGACGAAGACGTTGCAGGTGTTCACGGATGACGCGGGCAAGCACCAGATCGGGGAAATGTTCAAGGatgatcacgtgaccgaCAAGTTAGTCAGCTTGGAGAAGCTGACGATGCAGAGCGCGGGCGCGAGTCTGCagggcggcgcgcgggggCACGGGCGGCGCATCTCGGTTACGATTTTGTGA
- the CQD1 gene encoding Cqd1p (Syntenic homolog of Saccharomyces cerevisiae YPL109C; 1-intron), which translates to MRFRFQQFRFFGAPRAGARWRALVPPVLMLPAAAAASRQLLAPVRCDALLPDARGDTYEMGLYLASQRELREARERRRDGRGRGGVLRVLRMLLYGLHDAVVEPVRTVLRLLQLSAVFVPVLLAFPVTLVGRTVRAGSHGERSETQGALLWYRLVRKALEWAGPSFIKLGQWAGSRTDIFSEGLCAELGRLHSSAKPHGLQYTKRAIVEALGVQSFEEVFEEFREQPLGCGAIAQVYVGKLREELVRAKGVDLGPGGNRWCAVKVVHPHAARQISRDLRLMRFFAAAVDALPTMEWLSLPAEVEQFSILMNIQLDMRIECNNLAKFNDNFRGHTQIRFPRGFVELTSRSVLFEEYIDGFPMEAFLKVKNRIGDTSLCQKVSEPFISSFLKMMILDDFIHSDLHAGNVMLRFVRTDKLERHILSPEDETSDVVRRLVGMHRDHDPGFDVALREVLRDYTPQICFIDTGLITELNERNRTNFIALFNALAQFNGRRAGELMIERSRTPETAVDKDAFALKVDRLVKTVKQRTFTLGTVSIGDLLEQMLSMVRTHHVRMEGDFVSVVVAILLLEGIGRQLDPELDLFASSIPFLREFGMRRENQRMLHDMGRWPMLKVWLGLELRQLMTLSVRIINDLVKTDQLCPSY; encoded by the exons ATGCGGTTTCGGTTCCAGCAGTTCAGGTTCTTCGgggcgccgcgggcgggcgcgcggtggcgcgcgcttgtgccgccggtgctgatgctgccggcggcggcggcggcttcgcggcagctgctcgcgcCGGTGCGCTGcgacgcgctgctgccggaCGCGCGCGGCGACACATACGAGATGGGGCTGTACCTGGCCTCGCAGCGGGAGCTGCGGGAGGCGCGGGAGCGGCGGCGGGatgggcgcgggcgcggcggcgtgctgcgcgTGCTGCGCATGCTGCTGTACGGGCTGCACGACGCGGTGGTAGAGCCCGTGCGCACggtgctgcggctgctgcagctgtcGGCGGTGTTCGTGCCCGTGCTGCTGGCGTTCCCGGTGACGCTGGTGGGGCGGACGGTGCGCGCGGGCAGCCACGGGGAGCGCAGCGAGACGCAGGGCGCGCTGTTGTGGTACCGGCTGGTGCGCAAGGCGCTGGAGTGGGCGGGGCCCAGCTTCATCAAGCTGGGGCAGTGGGCGGGCTCGCGCACGGACATCTTCTCGGAGGGGCTGTGCGCGGAGCTCGGGCGGCTGCACAGCAGCGCCAAGCCGCACGGGCTGCAGTACACCAAGCGGGCGATTGTGGAGGCGCTCGGCGTGCAGAGCTTCGAGGAGGTGTTTGAGGAGTTCCGGGAGCAGCCGCTAGGCTGCGGCGCGATTGCGCAGGTGTATGTGGGGAAACTGCGCGAGGAGCTAGTCCGGGCGAAGGGCGTGGACCTGGGCCCCGGCGGCAACCGGTGGTGCGCGGTTAAGGTCGTGCACCCGCACGCGGCCCGGCAAATCAGCCGCGACCTGCGCCTGATGCGGTTCTTCGCGGCGGCAGTGGACGCGTTGCCCACGATGGAGTGGCTGTCGCTGCCCGCCGAGGTGGAGCAGTTCTCGATTCTGATGAACATCCAGCTGGACATGCGCATCGAGTGCAACAACCTGGCCAAGTTCAACGATAACTTCCGCGGCCACACGCAGATCCGCTTCCCGCGCGGGTTTGTGGAATTAACGTCGCGCAGCGTTCTTTTCGAAGAGTACATCGACGGCTTCCCCATGGAGGCCTTCCTGAAGGTCAAGAACCGCATTGGCGACACCTCCCTGTGCCAGAAGGTCAGCGAGCCGTTTATTTCGTCTTTCCTCAAGATGATGATCCTCGATGACTTCATACACTCGGACCTGCATGCAGGCAACGTGATGCTGCGCTTCGTGCGCACCGACAAGCTCGAGCGCCACATTCTGTCGCCAGAAGACGAAACCTCGGATGTGGTCCGCCGCCTGGTCGGCATGCATCGCGACCACGACCCCGGCTTCGACGTTGCCCTGCGCGAGGTGCTCAGGGACTACACTCCGCAGATATGCTTCATCGACACCGGCCTCATCACAGAGCTCAACGAACGCAACCGTACTAACTTTATCGCTCTGTTCAATGCCCTAGCACAGTTCAATGGCCGCCGTGCCGGCGAGCTCATGATAGAGCGCTCGCGCACGCCGGAGACAGCCGTCGACAAGGACGCCTTCGCCCTGAAGGTCGACCGCCTCGTCAAGACCGTGAAGCAGCGCACCTTTACGCTCGGTACCGTCTCAATAGGCGACCTGCTTGAGCAGATGCTATCCATGGTCCGCACACACCACGTGCGCATGGAGGGCGACTTCGTTTCCGTGGTCGTCGCTATTCTACTGCTCGAGGGCATCGGTCGCCAACTCGACCCAGAGCTCGATCTCTTCGCAAG TTCTATACCGTTCCTACGTGAGTTCGGAATGCGCCGCGAGAACCAGCGCATGCTGCACGACATGGGTCGTTGGCCGATGCTCAAGGTTTGGCTGGGTCTGGAACTACGCCAGCTCATGACGCTATCCGTGCGTATCATCAATGACCTCGTTAAAACGGATCAGCTATGTCCTAGCTACTGA
- a CDS encoding AGR225W-Ap (NOHBY750; No homolog in Saccharomyces cerevisiae; Syntenic homolog of unnamed Holleya sinecauda gene.): protein MTQNAKSIIIGVVIPLAAIVLVLGVALGKAWHKQRKEDMEDHDPDFDGDAEFVSDLASGGQYTPYKSYPDMVAGAPSAPSDASDKQMDPVYTRP from the coding sequence ATGACCCAGAACGCCAAGTCCATCATCATTGGCGTGGTCATCCCGCTCGCGGCCATCGTGCTCGTGCTCGGCGTGGCGTTGGGGAAGGCGTGGCACAAGCAGCGCAAGGAGGACATGGAGGACCACGACCCCGACTTTGACGGCGATGCCGAGTTCGTGTCGGACCTGGCCAGCGGCGGACAGTACACGCCGTACAAAAGTTACCCGGACATGGTAGCGGGCGCGCCGTCGGCCCCGTCGGATGCGAGCGACAAGCAGATGGACCCCGTATACACCCGCCCGTAG
- the TYR1 gene encoding prephenate dehydrogenase (NADP(+)) (Syntenic homolog of Saccharomyces cerevisiae YBR166C (TYR1)): MVSAENVAEWKRLRKIGIIGMGAMGQLYAERFSAAGWQVLCCDRSERYAELVAKYADSALTILQNGYLVSRECDYIIYSVEAANIGAIVAQYGPSTKLGAIVGGQTSCKSGELQAFEQHLPADVDIVTVHSLHGPKVDPEGQPLVLIDHRTSRPDSFPFVEALMSCLRSRHVYITGEEHDQITADTQAITHAAFLSMGLAWYKRQVYPWDAGAGKWCGGLENAKMNISLRIYSNKWHVYAGLAITNPTAHCHVTVYAQSATDLFTLMIEHRKDTLRDRLLAAKAAVFRHRRGNLLLDDAMLDRFSLSKAPLPPGSTPPPNSHLSLLAIVDSWHRLGIDPYDHMLCSTPLFRIFLGVSEYLFLAPGLLERTIAHAVDDSTFRADDLEFVAAARSWSQLISFGNFDLYRRQFEEVQRFFEPMFPDATRIGNAMIRTILAHDPGA; the protein is encoded by the coding sequence ATGGTGAGCGCAGAGAACGTGGCAGAATGGAAGCGCTTGCGCAAGATCGGTATCATTGGGATGGGCGCGATGGGGCAGCTATACGCGGAGCGGTTTTCCGCGGCGGGCTGGCAGGTGCTGTGTTGCGACAGGTCTGAAAGGTACGCAGAGTTGGTGGCCAAGTACGCAGACAGCGCGCTCACAATTCTACAGAATGGCTACCTGGTGTCCCGGGAATGCGACTACATCATTTACTCGGTGGAGGCCGCGAACATCGGCGCGATTGTGGCTCAGTATGGGCCATCGACAAAGCTGGGAGCCATTGTCGGCGGGCAGACAAGCTGCAAGAGCGGCGAGCTCCAGGCATTCGAGCAGCACCTGCCGGCGGACGTGGACATCGTGACGGTGCATTCGCTGCACGGGCCAAAAGTGGACCCCGAGGGCCAGCCGTTGGTCCTCATCGACCACCGCACGTCGCGGCCGGACTCGTTCCCCTTTGTGGAGGCGCTGATGTCCTGCCTGCGGAGCAGGCACGTGTATATCACAGGCGAGGAACACGACCAAATCACGGCCGACACGCAGGCCATCACGCACGCGGCATTCCTCAGCATGGGCCTGGCCTGGTACAAGCGGCAGGTGTACCCCTGGGATGCGGGCGCCGGCAAGTGGTGCGGCGGCCTCGAAAACGCCAAGATGAACATCTCGCTGCGCATCTATTCCAACAAGTGGCACGTCTACGCAGGGCTCGCGATCACGAACCCGACCGCTCACTGTCACGTGACGGTCTACGCGCAGAGCGCGACAGACCTCTTCACGCTCATGATCGAGCACCGCAAGGACACGCTGCGCGACCGGCTGCTCGCCGCCAAGGCGGCTGTCTTCCGGCACCGCCGCGGcaacctgctgctcgacGACGCGATGCTGGACCGCTTTTCGCTGTCTAaggcgccgctgccgcccggctccacgccgccgccgaaCTCGCACCTCTCGCTGCTCGCCATCGTCGACAGCTGGCACCGGCTCGGCATCGACCCCTATGACCACATGCTCTGCAGCACGCCGCTCTTCCGGATCTTCCTCGGCGTTTCCGAATACCTGTTCCTGGCGCCCGGCCTCCTGGAGCGCACCATCGCGCACGCCGTCGACGACAGCACGTTCCGCGCGGACGACCTCGAGTtcgtcgccgccgcgcgctcgtGGTCTCAGCTCATCTCCTTCGGCAACTTCGACCTCTACCGCCGCCAGTTCGAGGAGGTACAGCGCTTCTTCGAGCCCATGTTCCCCGATGCGACACGCATCGGCAACGCGATGATCCGCACCATCCTCGCCCACGACCCCGGCGCCTAG
- the UBS1 gene encoding Ubs1p (Syntenic homolog of Saccharomyces cerevisiae YBR165W (UBS1)) produces MVSALIRGLLRDWKRMQYAEGGLGRWIRPQENNVHVWHLVLYDGMGEREIYCMCYVGERGGAPVVVLRSCTPNSYVPLQRNVCGAPVARELAGGGGLAGLYRRVAGLFFGVAHRESAELMRAWNRVVCREFRAQFGALCGGALSATGLAQVREYLAEHGRERAGGAFGARAAELVACDGGARSADTQACDSETDAGARAAKRQRAAGRAVPRGACEEEARRRRRA; encoded by the coding sequence ATGGTTTCGGCGCTGATACGAGGGCTTCTGCGCGACTGGAAGCGGATGCAGTACGCGGAGGGCGGGCTGGGACGGTGGATCCGGCCGCAGGAGAATAATGTGCATGTCTGGCACCTGGTGCTGTACGATGGGATGGGCGAGAGGGAGATATACTGCATGTGCTACGTgggcgagcgcggcggggcgccggtggtggtgctgcgcagctgcacgcCGAACTCATACgtgccgctgcagcgcaaCGTGTGCGGGGCGCCAGTGGCTCGAGAGCtggcgggcggcgggggGCTGGCCGGGCTGTACCGGCGGGTGGCCGGGCTGTTTTTCGGGGTCGCGCACCGGGAGAGCGCGGAGCTGATGCGGGCGTGGAACCGGGTGGTGTGCCGTGAGTTCCGGGCGCAGTTCGGGGCGCTGTGCGGCGGGGCGCTGAGTGCAACAGGGCTGGCGCAGGTGCGCGAGTACCTGGCAGAGCACGGgcgcgagcgcgcgggcggtgcgttcggggcgcgcgcggcggagctggtggcgtgcgacggcggcgcgcgcagcgcggacACGCAGGCGTGCGACAGCGAGACGgacgcgggcgcgcgcgcggccaAGCGGCAGCGGGCAGCGGGGCGGGCGGTGCCGCGAGGCGCGTgcgaggaggaggcgcggcggcggcggcgggcgtAG
- the ARL1 gene encoding Arf family GTPase ARL1 (Syntenic homolog of Saccharomyces cerevisiae YBR164C (ARL1)), with translation MGNLFSSMFDRLWGVNKELRILILGLDGAGKTTILYRLQVGEVVTTKPTIGFNVETLTYRNLKLNVWDLGGQTSIRPYWRCYYANTAAVIFVVDSTDKDRMGVAARELHTMLQEEELQDAALLVFANKQDQPGAQSASEVSRELRLAELKDRSWSIVAASALRGEGITEGLDWLIDVMREEQL, from the coding sequence ATGGGAAATCTCTTTAGCTCGATGTTCGATAGACTGTGGGGCGTCAACAAGGAACTGCGGATCCTGATCCTGGGGCTGGACGGCGCGGGCAAGACCACGATCCTGTACCGGCTGCAGGTGGGCGAGGTGGTGACGACCAAGCCGACGATTGGGTTCAACGTGGAGACACTGACGTACCGCAACCTCAAGCTCAATGTGTGGGACCTGGGCGGGCAGACGAGCATCCGGCCATACTGGCGCTGCTACTACGCGAACACGGCGGCGGTGATCTTCGTGGTGGACTCGACGGACAAGGACCGGATGGGGGTGGcggcgcgcgagctgcacacgatgctgcaggaggaggagctgcaggacgcggcgctgctggtgtTTGCCAACAAGCAGGACCAGCCGGGCGCGCAGAGTGCGTCGGAGGTGTCGCGCGAGCTGCGGCTAGCGGAGCTCAAGGACCGCAGCTGGAGCATCGTCGCGGCGAGCGCGCTGCGGGGCGAAGGCATCACGGAGGGCCTGGACTGGCTGATCGACGTGATGCGCGAGGAGCAATTGTAG
- the GDE1 gene encoding glycerophosphocholine phosphodiesterase (Syntenic homolog of Saccharomyces cerevisiae YPL110C (GDE1)), whose product MKFGKTFPNHQVPEWAHKYVNYKGLKKQIKEITLVQDALFRQEQGAASQDGPARRRGRESKEQYLGHPEVKKLLAAFFFALDRDIEKVDGFYNMQFMEYDRRLRKLLSSAQLADITSVQRGATGYLHAPLPQYIAYGERERDGLPERYVPPHATDMSEDLAEVLTILLELRSHFRNLKWYGELNKRAFTKIMKKLDKKVGTNQQHSYFQARIKPLEFADDTPIVKALATINEILDRISPCVKDLQDKLRGEDRRLLQGSSSPIDVASQLVTKDDGAGLINELISMYRSVVLIPTRTLVTLLNKSALSRSFSCVDEILGIIPTLGDPSDINGRNFFHHHVIALGKKRTKSLEERDNINSLLSDSLDLEAAIPPEPNTRLVGAFGPDGVNSDDSPAPLSHILQQLPAHLRPSLLQRDNYKRTPLHYSAQYGLCEVTRIILQALSEWDAWNADVAIDDIDVWGDSENLTPLHLAVIGTHPLTVSTLLSFMNPEKSLNSPRLLHLATRLNSPSLLNSLLSAKGFDIDYQEPENLETALYVACKLDIYEAAEYLVKQGANMELGEKLFGWTPIFAAATEGYARIVQLLVDHGAKYDLFDESGWTPMEHAALRGHLDISQLIRITDNKAITRPKFATDWNKSTRPTETTNGLLSALTPSESGSTTTGSENKSSSLTPSTSNEMYALPARSSTSIDKISEPNKGNHRKVLKSQLSHGKVQTIKDTQLPQQPIKSFGHSFLQKDESVILLTLGTNDNRSTIPAVSLNKVPVAKASSTELDTALSLLVTCMDNLDAEPVMLDLPLHENLDSVTFKVPYKKDSSYTIFFDIVPTYGYSMANMNRENSSGMHSNVGNSTGPAYLDAQVGQCGSRLHYDQLGRDTPNTYDQRSRHQASQQKEQIATKKQSKILGRAVALLDSAPTSVGPNRRSIAEAITIPIIGSDTLEVLGIIRFDFLVVTPFVHKNLSVGPAETYWKSLVSTRVIGHRGLGKNMNTNKSLQLGENTVESFIAAASLGASYVEFDVQLTKDNIPVVYHDFLVAESGVDIPMHELTLEQFLDLNGERQRHQDAREAHRNHRSPNGRRLSMDDSSAELIKRSLMMRGDEDRTARDLNTIYGDRMRLTRTFKKNAFKANSRGHAIASSFVTLKELFKKIPQNVGFNIECKYPMVDEAEEEDIGPIAVEMNHWIDTVLEVVYDNVEGRDVIFSSFQPDVCLMLSLKQPSFPILFLTEGGTAKRCDIRAASLQNAIRFAHRWNLLGIVSAAAPIVIAPRLAQIVKSSGLVCVTYGVENNDPEIARVEMDAGVDAVIVDSVLAVRKGLTREAQDADTL is encoded by the coding sequence ATGAAGTTCGGCAAGACATTTCCCAACCATCAGGTGCCGGAATGGGCACACAAGTACGTGAATTACAAGGGTCTGAAGAAGCAGATCAAGGAAATCACGTTGGTGCAGGATGCGCTGTTCCGCCAGGAGCAAGGCGCAGCTTCGCAGGACGGACCCGCTCGGCGGCGGGGAAGAGAGAGCAAGGAGCAGTATCTTGGCCATCCAGAGGTGAAGAAGCTGCTTGCAGCATTTTTCTTTGCCCTGGACCGGGATATCGAGAAGGTGGACGGTTTCTACAACATGCAGTTTATGGAGTATGACCGGCGGCTGAGGAAGCTTCTATCAAGCGCGCAGCTGGCAGACATCACGTCGGTACAGCGCGGCGCTACCGGCTACCTGCACGCGCCACTTCCGCAGTACATAGCATACGGGGAGCGCGAACGGGATGGATTGCCAGAGCGCTATGTACCGCCGCACGCCACTGACATGTCGGAGGACCTAGCGGAGGTGCTGACGATTctgctggagctgcggTCGCACTTCCGCAACCTGAAGTGGTACGGTGAGCTCAACAAGCGGGCATTCACGAAAATCATGAAGAAACTGGATAAGAAGGTTGGCACAAACCAGCAGCACTCCTACTTCCAGGCCCGCATTAAGCCCTTAGAATTTGCTGACGATACACCGATCGTCAAGGCGCTAGCTACCATTAATGAGATCCTAGATCGCATCTCGCCCTGCGTGAAGGATCTACAGGATAAACTACGCGGCGAAGACCGTCGTCTGCTCCAAGGCTCGTCGTCGCCAATTGATGTGGCGTCCCAGCTAGTTACCAAGGATGACGGGGCGGGCTTGATAAACGAGCTCATTTCTATGTACCGTTCTGTTGTCCTGATACCGACGCGGACGCTGGTGACGCTATTGAATAAGTCCGCTTTATCGCGGTCCTTCAGCTGTGTGGATGAAATCCTTGGTATTATACCTACGCTCGGAGATCCATCCGATATAAATGGCAGAAACTTCTTCCATCATCATGTAATTGCACTGGGCAAAAAGCGGACCAAGAGTCTCGAAGAGCGTGATAACATAAACTCGCTACTGAGCGACTCTCTCGATCTAGAGGCAGCGATACCCCCGGAACCCAATACTAGACTTGTTGGTGCTTTTGGTCCGGATGGCGTTAACTCTGACGACTCTCCAGCTCCCCTGTCACACATATTACAACAGTTGCCAGCCCATTTAAGACCGTCGCTGTTACAAAGAGATAACTACAAGCGAACGCCGCTACATTACTCTGCCCAATATGGTCTATGTGAGGTTACCAGGATAATTCTGCAGGCTCTGAGTGAGTGGGATGCTTGGAATGCAGACGTTGCAATCGATGATATTGACGTGTGGGGAGATTCGGAGAACCTCACACCATTGCATTTGGCTGTTATCGGGACACACCCTCTTACTGTCAGCACGCTATTGTCGTTTATGAACCCAGAGAAATCTCTTAACAGCCCTCGTTTGCTACACCTCGCGACAAGACTAAACTCGCCGTCTTTGTTAAATTCTTTATTGTCTGCTAAGGGCTTTGATATTGACTATCAGGAGCCGGAAAATCTCGAGACTGCTCTTTATGTTGCTTGCAAGTTAGACATCTATGAGGCGGCCGAATATCTAGTTAAACAGGGTGCAAATATGGAACTTGGTGAGAAGCTTTTTGGCTGGACCCCAATCTTTGCGGCAGCGACTGAAGGGTACGCGCGTATCGTCCAATTATTAGTGGATCATGGGGCCAAATATGATCTTTTTGATGAGAGCGGTTGGACACCAATGGAGCACGCGGCTCTGCGGGGACATTTGGATATCTCTCAACTCATTCGCATAACAGATAATAAAGCGATCACTCGGCCGAAGTTCGCCACCGACTGGAACAAGTCTACCAGACCAACAGAAACCACGAATGGTTTGTTATCCGCATTAACACCATCAGAATCTGGGTCTACAACCACGGGCTCCGAAAACAAGAGCTCTTCTTTGACACCTAGCACCAGCAATGAAATGTATGCTCTGCCAGCACGCTCTTCAACGTCAATAGACAAGATATCTGAACCAAACAAAGGAAACCACAGGAAGGTTTTGAAGTCCCAGCTAAGCCACGGTAAGGTACAAACTATTAAGGACACACAATtgccgcagcagccgaTTAAGTCTTTCGGTCATAGCTTCCTGCAGAAAGACGAGTCTGTTATCCTTTTGACTTTGGGCACTAATGATAATCGCAGTACCATACCTGCTGTTTCTCTGAATAAGGTTCCTGTTGCTAAGGCTTCCTCAACGGAGCTAGATACAGCGTTATCTTTGTTGGTTACATGCATGGATAATTTGGATGCAGAACCTGTTATGCTGGACCTTCCATTGCATGAGAACTTGGATTCGGTCACTTTTAAAGTCCCATACAAGAAAGATTCCTCTTATACTATATTTTTTGATATCGTTCCCACCTATGGCTATTCAATGGCAAACATGAACCGCGAAAATTCCTCTGGTATGCATTCGAATGTTGGTAATAGTACTGGCCCCGCGTACCTAGACGCACAAGTGGGCCAGTGCGGCTCTCGTTTACACTATGACCAGCTTGGGAGAGATACACCAAACACTTACGATCAGCGTTCGCGGCACCAAGCATCCCAACAAAAGGAACAAATTGCCACGAAGAAGCAAAGTAAGATATTAGGGAGGGCAGTTGCTTTATTGGACTCCGCGCCAACTTCGGTGGGCCCCAACAGGCGCTCTATTGCGGAGGCTATCACTATACCTATCATTGGGAGCGACACACTTGAAGTCCTCGGGATTATTCGATTTGACTTCCTCGTAGTTACTCCGTTTGTCCACAAGAATTTATCAGTTGGACCTGCTGAAACGTATTGGAAATCGCTGGTTTCGACCCGGGTGATCGGACACAGAGGCTTGGGCAAAAACATGAACACGAACAAGTCGTTGCAGCTTGGCGAGAATACGGTGGAGTCCTTTATCGCAGCTGCCTCATTGGGTGCCTCGTATGTCGAATTCGATGTCCAGTTGACAAAGGATAACATTCCCGTTGTGTACCACGATTTTCTTGTTGCAGAATCGGGTGTCGATATTCCCATGCATGAGCTCACTTTGGAACAGTTTCTCGATCTGAACGGGGAGCGTCAAAGGCATCAGGACGCGAGAGAGGCCCACAGAAACCACAGGAGCCCGAACGGCAGACGCTTGTCCATGGATGACAGCTCTGCTGAGCTAATTAAGCGGTCCCTGATGATGCGGGGCGATGAAGACCGCACAGCTAGAGACCTTAACACAATATACGGCGACCGTATGCGGCTGACCAGAACGTTCAAGAAGAATGCCTTCAAAGCCAACTCCAGGGGTCATGCCATTGCATCTAGTTTTGTTACGCTAAAAGAGCTGTTCAAGAAGATCCCCCAGAATGTTGGCTTCAACATCGAGTGCAAGTATCCAATGGTAGACGAGGCCGAGGAGGAAGACATCGGCCCGATCGCCGTGGAAATGAACCATTGGATCGATACCGTGCTGGAGGTTGTCTACGACAACGTCGAGGGCCGTGACGTCATCTTTTCGTCGTTTCAGCCAGACGTGTGCCTCATGCTCTCCCTAAAGCAGCCCTCCTTCCCGATCCTGTTCCTAACGGAAGGTGGGACCGCGAAGCGCTGCGACATCCGCGCGGCGTCGCTGCAGAATGCCATCCGCTTCGCGCACCGCTGGAACCTGCTGGGCATCGTCTCGGCCGCGGCGCCAATCGTCATCGCGCCCCGCCTGGCCCAGATCGTCAAGTCCAGTGGCCTTGTGTGCGTGACGTACGGCGTCGAGAACAACGACCCCGAGATCGCCCGCGTCGAGATGGACGCCGGCGTCGACGCGGTCATCGTCGACAGCGTGCTCGCGGTCCGCAAGGGCCTCACCCGCGAGGCACAGGACGCCGACACGCTCTAA
- the CAR1 gene encoding arginase (Syntenic homolog of Saccharomyces cerevisiae YPL111W (CAR1)), producing the protein MAQRNCWRRSWLGVGGGLCLGAHGAARGPRQLFHLTAKQSSAASDAKCRRWRAAGRGGGAGGVYNGRGAAAGSRQTSGMAHNEHPHYKFFESKKASLVMAPFSGGQGKSGVEDGPKYLLKQGLREGVEGLGWEIEVQRPLDGHDFEERKQRATEVVGRAKNPTLVGEATHLIHDAVRAAAHAGRLPVTLGGDHSIAIGTVSGVLDRYPDAGLLWVDAHADINTLASTESGNLHGCPVSFLMGLERESWPAPLAWVPGTLRPSKIAYIGLRDVDPEEKEILRRLGITAFSMYHVDRYGINKVVEMALAAINPDGTGPVMVSYDVDAIDPMYVPATGTPVRGGLTLREGLFIVERVAETGNLVALDVVECNPELAAHDLHVVDTVQTGCSIARCALGETLL; encoded by the coding sequence ATGGCACAAAGAAACTGCTGGCGCCGTTCCTGGCTCGGAGTGGGCGGCGGTTTGTGTCTGGGCGCACacggcgccgcgcgcgggccTCGGCAACTTTTTCACTTAACTGCAAAACAAAgctcagcggcaagcgaTGCTAAgtgcaggcgctggagagcggcggggcgcggcggcggggcgggtGGCGTATATAacgggcgcggcgcggccgcaggcAGCAGGCAGACAAGCGGCATGGCACACAACGAACACCCCCACTACAAGTTTTTCGAGAGCAAGAAGGCGTCGCTGGTGATGGCGCCGTTCAGCGGCGGGCAGGGCAAGTCGGGCGTGGAGGACGGCCCCAAGTACCTGCTGAAGCAGGGCCTGCGCGAGGGCGTGGAGGGCCTCGGGTGGGAGATCGAGGTGCAGCGGCCGCTGGATGGGCACGACTTCGAGGAGCGCAAGCAGCGCGCGACAGAGGTGGTCGGGCGCGCGAAAAACCCGACGTTGGTGGGCGAGGCGACGCACCTGATCCACGACGCggtgcgcgcggccgcgcacgcGGGGCGGCTGCCGGTGACGCTGGGCGGCGACCACTCGATTGCCATCGGCACGGTGTCCGGCGTGCTGGACCGGTACCCGGACGCGGGACTGCTGTGGGTGGATGCGCACGCGGACATTAACACGCTGGCGTCGACCGAGTCCGGCAACCTGCACGGGTGCCCGGTGTCGTTTCTGATGGGCCTGGAGCGCGAGAGCTGgcccgcgccgctggcgTGGGTGCCGGGCACGCTGCGCCCGTCCAAGATCGCGTACATCGGCCTGCGCGACGTGGACCCCGAGGAAAAGGAGATTCTGCGCCGCCTCGGCATCACCGCCTTCTCCATGTACCACGTGGACCGCTACGGCATCAACAAGGTCGTGGAGATGGCGCTGGCGGCCATCAACCCGGACGGCACGGGGCCGGTCATGGTGAGCTATGACGTCGACGCGATCGACCCCATGTACGTGCCCGCCACCGGCACGCccgtgcgcggcggcctGACGCTGCGCGAGGGCCTGTTCATTGTCGAGCGCGTGGCTGAGACGGGTAACCTGGTGGCGCTCGACGTGGTCGAGTGTAACCCGGAGCTAGCCGCCCACGACCTGCACGTGGTCGACACGGTCCAGACGGGCTGCTCCATagcgcgctgcgcgctcGGCGAGACTCTCCTTTAG